One part of the Chryseobacterium sp. 7 genome encodes these proteins:
- a CDS encoding DCC1-like thiol-disulfide oxidoreductase family protein, producing the protein MIKRLYNEKISGLGLSIFRIAYTMVLLCEVVQLNYFRHLIFDKIPFIRPAEIDFGIPLRIWMIAIIFIMFGLFTRLATIINYLMTVILVGSITTYEYHMFYAYLGINFLLMFLPISSNLSLDRLLLKYKYSNTRFQYNPPEKISALCYLVPIFVGLAFVYFDSIFYKFTSSYWTVGLGMWYPSSLPFTNYISIPYILDQKYLMLFLGYLTLVFEFIFIFTFFLKKWRIPLLIIGLGLHVGILICYPIPWFGLGMCTIYLLMVPVSWWEKLFKSAQKPALLTFYYDGECPLCNRTKITIQHFDIAKRVDFKTVQYYAEQNELLKDIPTDELLNDIHSVRNGKVYKGLDTYIQVFNAITYLKPLSWILRIPGIYHMGKAVYQYVAKNRNTERCTEENCGYTPPAIPIDEDKVKILQNYTVKDFKISLIKGGLCLVILFQIIVSYNSIKNKGGFENTSAGKEMSKISDAVEKPTKTYLGITHHAVFMDYHFNQYNHIISVIYVDKKGQQVWLPIINNDGTAGSYLHGPTWIKWTFRTTDNIINQDNLKRGIRDFSAFWARMNGVCLKDAKFIIKVKKIDTLPNHWEEGFLKRQMEKPWMDVGVATWHDKKYSIDIKDIESL; encoded by the coding sequence ATGATCAAAAGACTTTATAACGAAAAAATTTCCGGTCTCGGCCTTTCTATTTTCAGAATTGCCTATACAATGGTATTACTTTGTGAAGTAGTTCAGCTCAATTATTTCAGACACCTGATCTTTGATAAGATTCCATTTATAAGACCCGCTGAAATTGACTTTGGTATTCCTCTGAGGATATGGATGATTGCCATCATTTTTATTATGTTTGGGCTTTTCACAAGACTGGCAACAATCATTAATTATTTAATGACTGTTATTCTGGTAGGCAGCATAACGACCTATGAATATCACATGTTTTATGCTTATCTGGGAATCAACTTTCTTTTAATGTTTTTGCCCATATCCAGCAATTTATCTCTGGACAGGCTTCTGTTGAAGTATAAATATTCCAACACCAGATTCCAATACAATCCGCCTGAAAAGATCAGTGCTTTATGTTATCTGGTTCCTATATTCGTTGGGCTGGCTTTTGTTTATTTTGATTCCATATTCTATAAATTTACCTCATCTTACTGGACTGTAGGATTAGGAATGTGGTATCCAAGCAGTCTTCCCTTTACCAATTATATTTCCATTCCTTATATACTGGATCAAAAGTACCTGATGCTGTTTTTGGGATATTTAACCCTTGTTTTTGAATTTATTTTCATTTTTACTTTTTTCCTGAAAAAATGGAGAATTCCATTGCTAATTATTGGGCTGGGATTACATGTAGGCATTTTGATATGCTACCCTATTCCTTGGTTTGGATTAGGAATGTGTACCATTTATCTGCTAATGGTTCCTGTTTCATGGTGGGAAAAATTATTTAAAAGTGCTCAAAAACCAGCGCTCCTTACTTTTTATTATGATGGAGAATGTCCGCTGTGTAACCGAACTAAGATTACCATACAGCATTTTGATATTGCCAAAAGGGTTGATTTCAAAACCGTACAGTATTATGCTGAGCAAAATGAATTATTAAAAGATATTCCTACAGATGAACTCCTGAATGATATTCATTCTGTAAGAAACGGAAAAGTTTATAAAGGACTGGATACTTATATTCAGGTTTTCAATGCCATTACTTACTTAAAGCCACTAAGCTGGATTTTACGTATTCCCGGGATTTATCACATGGGAAAAGCAGTTTACCAGTATGTAGCCAAGAACAGAAATACAGAGCGCTGTACAGAAGAAAATTGTGGCTATACCCCACCGGCAATTCCTATTGACGAAGATAAAGTAAAGATCCTTCAGAATTATACTGTTAAGGATTTTAAGATCTCCCTTATCAAAGGAGGCCTGTGTCTAGTTATACTATTTCAAATAATTGTTTCTTACAATTCTATAAAGAACAAAGGAGGATTTGAAAACACTTCAGCAGGAAAAGAAATGAGTAAAATCTCAGATGCGGTAGAAAAGCCTACGAAAACTTATCTTGGGATTACCCATCATGCTGTTTTTATGGATTATCATTTTAATCAATACAACCATATTATTTCTGTTATTTATGTTGATAAAAAAGGCCAGCAGGTATGGCTGCCTATTATTAATAATGATGGTACAGCAGGAAGCTATCTTCATGGCCCCACATGGATCAAATGGACGTTCCGTACTACAGATAATATCATTAATCAGGACAATTTAAAAAGAGGAATCAGGGACTTTAGTGCATTTTGGGCAAGGATGAATGGTGTATGCCTGAAAGATGCTAAATTTATCATCAAAGTAAAGAAAATTGATACACTACCCAATCACTGGGAAGAAGGTTTTTTAAAAAGACAAATGGAGAAACCATGGATGGATGTGGGAGTTGCTACATGGCACGATAAGAAGTATTCTATAGACATTAAAGACATTGAAAGTTTATAA
- a CDS encoding NAD-dependent epimerase/dehydratase family protein has product MKVLITGANSILSKRLVLEHPNDEVHVLYYSQPSNQKAEYFPVSHIAQLNTDYNIVYIVSAVITNDANKNDEIYEVNIKWVQSICNRFTHSKVIFFSSVAVYDNIDSGVIDEKTLPSPKSIYGISKLWGEKIVEQHPQYGIIRISSMYDEEMKQTTFLPKIIESAIKDNHITLLGDGSRIQNYIHAKDVAFLAKRVAMYNNNVILLGVSPENHTNKEVAQIIKKTINCTIDFKGEDLSRSVDYKPSNHALYQQPFTTLEQGVKELIQWKIKQY; this is encoded by the coding sequence ATGAAAGTACTTATTACAGGAGCAAACAGTATTTTATCAAAGAGATTGGTTCTTGAACATCCCAATGATGAAGTGCACGTTTTGTATTACAGCCAGCCATCTAATCAGAAGGCTGAATATTTTCCTGTATCCCATATAGCTCAATTAAATACTGATTATAACATTGTTTATATCGTAAGTGCAGTAATTACGAATGATGCGAATAAAAATGATGAAATTTATGAGGTGAATATTAAATGGGTTCAATCAATTTGCAACCGTTTCACGCACTCTAAGGTTATTTTCTTTTCATCCGTTGCTGTTTATGACAATATAGATTCAGGAGTTATTGATGAGAAAACCCTTCCTTCCCCTAAATCAATATATGGGATTAGTAAGCTTTGGGGAGAAAAAATAGTGGAGCAGCATCCTCAATATGGAATTATAAGAATTTCTTCCATGTATGATGAAGAAATGAAGCAAACTACCTTCCTACCTAAAATTATTGAATCTGCCATAAAAGATAACCATATAACCCTTTTAGGAGATGGCAGCAGAATTCAAAATTATATCCATGCAAAAGATGTGGCCTTTCTCGCTAAAAGAGTTGCTATGTATAATAACAATGTGATCTTATTAGGGGTTTCACCGGAAAACCACACCAATAAAGAAGTAGCACAAATAATAAAAAAAACAATAAACTGTACCATTGATTTTAAAGGAGAAGATCTTTCAAGATCAGTAGACTATAAACCATCCAATCATGCTTTATATCAACAGCCCTTTACCACTTTGGAACAAGGAGTAAAAGAATTAATACAATGGAAAATAAAACAGTATTAG
- a CDS encoding ATP-grasp domain-containing protein, giving the protein MENKTVLVTGIGGNVGQGILRNIAKTQFPVRLVGCNVTDFSAGNHLCDSFYKVPYAMADNYIDVINSIVEKEKIDLIIPSTDYEVYYLALHKDKLKANAVVSKVSTSKKYLDKYLSYTYHNEHELPFAEAYLPKNYIPGTFTDYIVKPREGRGSRGLHINPEDLSIFDDTYMVQKLIKGKEITTAFYVNKNNELHGFINLERTLENGATNECIVNRSFDKELEIILKKLVSKNDFIGSANLQSIVDEEGNIIPFEINCRISGTNSIRSNFGFEDVKYTLEEYLYNMSPSKTNITEGVAVRILMDVIYPGQPNIDLLKDNSSPHYIF; this is encoded by the coding sequence ATGGAAAATAAAACAGTATTAGTCACAGGAATCGGAGGTAATGTGGGTCAGGGTATTTTAAGAAATATTGCTAAAACCCAATTCCCTGTTCGTCTCGTTGGTTGCAATGTAACAGATTTTTCTGCCGGCAATCATTTGTGTGACTCATTTTATAAGGTTCCCTATGCAATGGCAGACAATTATATTGATGTCATTAACTCTATTGTTGAAAAAGAGAAAATAGATTTAATTATTCCATCTACCGATTACGAAGTATATTATCTGGCTCTGCATAAGGATAAACTGAAAGCGAATGCCGTAGTAAGCAAAGTAAGTACATCAAAAAAATATTTAGATAAGTATCTGTCTTATACATATCATAACGAACATGAACTTCCTTTTGCAGAAGCTTATCTACCGAAAAACTATATTCCCGGTACTTTCACAGACTATATTGTAAAGCCGAGAGAAGGAAGAGGATCCAGAGGACTGCATATTAACCCAGAGGATTTATCAATATTTGATGATACCTACATGGTACAGAAACTGATCAAAGGAAAAGAGATTACCACCGCTTTCTATGTCAATAAAAATAATGAGCTTCATGGTTTTATAAATCTCGAACGCACTTTGGAAAATGGGGCTACCAATGAGTGTATTGTAAACAGATCTTTTGATAAGGAACTGGAAATAATACTTAAAAAACTTGTTTCTAAAAATGATTTTATAGGAAGTGCAAACCTTCAGTCTATTGTAGATGAAGAGGGAAATATTATTCCGTTTGAGATAAATTGCAGGATTTCAGGAACCAATTCTATCCGTTCCAATTTCGGTTTTGAAGATGTTAAATATACTTTAGAAGAGTATTTATACAACATGTCTCCAAGCAAAACAAATATTACCGAAGGAGTTGCAGTGAGAATCTTAATGGATGTCATTTATCCCGGACAGCCCAATATTGATCTTTTGAAAGATAATTCATCACCTCATTATATTTTTTAA